A window of Malania oleifera isolate guangnan ecotype guangnan chromosome 2, ASM2987363v1, whole genome shotgun sequence genomic DNA:
GAAGTCTGCATCTGGATTCTCGCTGTACATGATCTCCGTGCTCTCATCCACCGCTGTAGATATTGCACTCAAGATCGTAGTTCCTAAGATTTCGGATCAAATTATGTTAGCTAGCATTAGAGAAGTCCTTGTTAAGACCGAGGATGGGGTTTGCGAAAAATTTTACAGAAATTGTATGAGATTTGCAACGTACCAGCAGTGTGGTTGTTGCCGCTGAGGCCTTGCCATGTGATGCTCCATCCACCACACTGATAACCCAAGTTATTTGCATGAGTTCCGGCAACAAGGATCCTGCCAGCTTTCTTGGGCAGAGGCAGCAGAGGACTATCTGTATCTCCACCATTCTTCAGTAGAACCAGTGACTTTCTCACGGCCTCCCTTGCCAAATCTCTGTGAGCCTGTTTCATACGTATAGGTAAGTATTGAACGTATATGTAATAAGGTTTCCAgtcatcaaatatatatatatgccataAAAGAAAAGCTAGCTAGCTAGCAAGCATTTTGATCGAGTGACAAATTGACCTGACTCCCGAGCTGGTCGACGAAGCTGTAATCGGCGATGGGGTTCTCGAAGAGACCCATGGTGAACTTCACTCTCAATATCCTCTCAACGGCATCATTAATGCGACTCATTGGGATAATATTGTTGTTCACTTGGTGGGTCAAATCATCGATGAACTCGGTGTGGTTGAAAGGAACCATGATCTGTGACACAATCACATTAAAGAAAAAGGTTGGTTGAACTCCAAAACATATATAAATCGTTTCTTCTATATTCAAAATGGGGATTCAAGAGATATATCACCATGTCAATGCCAGCAAGAATCCCAGCTTGTACGGAATAAGAATAGTTTAAGTGGGGTGGATAGGTTATCCTGTCAATCCCCTGCCAATCTGAAATAACAAAACCCTGCACATTTGCAGAACACCACAGTATGCAGTCAGTCAAAAAATCAAACTAAAAGATTAAATTAGTCCAGGTCTTACCCTAAACCTAAGGGTATCCTTGAGGAAACTGGTGACAAGGTTGCGATTGGCATGCATCTTAAGGCCATTCCAGCTGGAGTAGGAAACCATGACAGTGGAGACGCCCTTTATGATGGCGTCGTTGTAGGCGGGCATGTGAATGCTCAGCAGCCCATGTCTGTCTATAACTGTGTTGTTCTCGTTTATTCCATTCGTCGTGCCCCCATCTCCCACGAAGTGTTTTGCGCATGCTATTACCTTATCCCTTTTAATGAGTCACAAATTAAATAACCATACATATATTAAAGAAGACCAATGTCGCAATAAATGAAGGCATTTTCCacgaaccaaaaaaaaaaagtttgcaaatcattaaaaaaaatgttttcgaCAATCAAATTGTAGAGAAAAAATGAACATACTTCCCAGCGAGGTAAGGCACGCCCTTGCGCGAGTTAGGGGGAATGTCACCTTGCAACCCAGGTATGATTTCTGTCATTGCTTGCACAATTTTGTGATCCTCGCTGTAGCTCTCGTAGCATCGACCCCACCTTGGATCTCTACACACctgtttatatacatataaattgcATCCACAAGGTAATTAATTTCAACACAAAATTAATTTCACAGCAGAATTAGTACTCAGGATTTTGTTATGTACCGCAATACATGGAGCGAAAATGTAAGGAATGCCAGTAGCTCTAACTTCGAGTGCAGTTGCAGCACCTATCCTCTTCACAAGCTCAGGATccctacaatatatatatatatatatatatatatatatatatatatatatatatatgcacaaacAAGTAGCTGGTTCATGTTATAATTATACTTAAATTAATCAACCTATATATGACCTAATTAAGCTTCTTTAATGCACTTGACTTACAAGGAACCTTCTCTGTATAAGATTTGTAGTCCAATAATCATAAAATGCGCACCTAAAAATCCCCTTAAAGTAAGAAAAGTGTTTTATAGTATGGATTCTAATTGACTCTGTTTAGCATGACTTCCATTTTGTGACTGAGGGGTACAAGTAGGATTGGATCCTTATTGATCCTTCCTAGTCCTATATTTTGAGAGGTCTTTTGATGAGATGGAGTGTAAAATTACATTAAAATTGTGCATATACACACGCCCCTTAATTAATAACCACTGTTGATTTCAAATTCTATGGCCTGAAACAATTTTACGTAGGTCACAAGTTGATAACCTCTCCCTAAAGTGTGTATCAacagaaatattttttaaacttgcCTTGTAGCCCCAAGGCCAACGTTATGAGGGAAAATGGTAGCCTTGTAGATATTGTTGTGGCCATGAACAGCATCAATTCCATATATCATAGGAATGCCGAGACGGCTGGAGAGAGAACCATTTTGGTAGGCATTAACCATGTCAACCCAATCCTGCGGCGAGGCCTCGGGAAGGGGCACGCTCCCACCGCCGCTGAGCACGCTGCCAATGGAGTAGTCCCTCAGTATCTCCGGCGTCGCCGC
This region includes:
- the LOC131149786 gene encoding uncharacterized protein LOC131149786, whose translation is MAKMNWGVSVGMLGVLLTYCMCFWASSAAEGEYMKYKDPEQPVNTRIRDLMERMTLAEKIGQMAQLDRVAATPEILRDYSIGSVLSGGGSVPLPEASPQDWVDMVNAYQNGSLSSRLGIPMIYGIDAVHGHNNIYKATIFPHNVGLGATRDPELVKRIGAATALEVRATGIPYIFAPCIAVCRDPRWGRCYESYSEDHKIVQAMTEIIPGLQGDIPPNSRKGVPYLAGKDKVIACAKHFVGDGGTTNGINENNTVIDRHGLLSIHMPAYNDAIIKGVSTVMVSYSSWNGLKMHANRNLVTSFLKDTLRFRGFVISDWQGIDRITYPPHLNYSYSVQAGILAGIDMIMVPFNHTEFIDDLTHQVNNNIIPMSRINDAVERILRVKFTMGLFENPIADYSFVDQLGSQAHRDLAREAVRKSLVLLKNGGDTDSPLLPLPKKAGRILVAGTHANNLGYQCGGWSITWQGLSGNNHTAGTTILSAISTAVDESTEIMYSENPDADFVKSNNFSYAIVVVGEPPYAETAGDNLNLTIVEPGPSVITNVCGGVKCVVVLITGRPVVMQPYVSSIDALVAAWLPGTEGQGVADVLFGDYGFTGKLPRTWFKSVDQLPMNVGDSHYDPLFPFDFGLTTEAITS